The following are encoded together in the Parabacteroides chongii genome:
- a CDS encoding helix-turn-helix domain-containing protein, which yields MEDNIPKFDIPLDFIVGDSITGEILNQYGRFPCKIKAGVFVLCVQGSVQATVNLTKFIIKPNDFITLPPGCFIQIHEVSDDVKLCFAGFSSTFVSHINYIKTITNYLPVIFDSPVMPLPEQVSLLYQEAFSLLIKAYSLPKTIENKEIIKAIFTIFMQGVIELYKHHTPYSNAPMTRNMEICREFVQLAMENYTKEHSVSYYAKRLNITLQHFCYVIKKVSGRTALDILSNIIIMDAKAQLKSTDMPVKKIAFALGFDNLSFFNKYFRQHVGMTPQEYRES from the coding sequence ATGGAAGACAACATTCCTAAATTCGACATTCCTCTGGATTTTATTGTCGGAGACAGCATTACGGGTGAAATATTAAATCAGTACGGTCGCTTCCCCTGCAAGATCAAAGCCGGTGTTTTTGTGCTTTGCGTACAGGGCAGTGTACAGGCCACCGTCAACCTGACAAAATTTATTATCAAACCCAATGATTTCATTACGCTTCCTCCGGGATGTTTTATCCAGATACACGAAGTATCCGACGATGTCAAACTGTGTTTTGCCGGATTCTCTTCTACGTTTGTGAGTCATATCAACTATATCAAAACTATCACGAACTATCTGCCCGTTATCTTCGACAGTCCGGTCATGCCTTTACCGGAGCAGGTTTCCCTGTTATACCAGGAGGCTTTTTCATTGCTGATCAAGGCGTATTCTTTGCCTAAGACCATCGAGAATAAAGAGATTATCAAGGCGATCTTCACCATTTTCATGCAGGGAGTGATCGAACTGTATAAACATCATACACCTTACAGCAATGCTCCGATGACACGCAACATGGAGATATGCCGTGAGTTCGTGCAGCTGGCAATGGAAAACTACACGAAAGAGCATAGCGTTTCTTATTATGCCAAGAGGCTTAACATTACCTTGCAACATTTCTGTTATGTGATAAAGAAAGTCAGCGGTCGGACGGCGTTGGATATCCTGAGCAATATCATCATCATGGATGCGAAGGCACAGCTTAAATCGACCGATATGCCGGTTAAGAAGATCGCATTCGCCCTGGGGTTCGACAACCTGTCGTTCTTCAATAAATATTTCAGACAACACGTGGGAATGACTCCCCAGGAATACAGGGAGAGCTAA
- a CDS encoding succinate dehydrogenase/fumarate reductase iron-sulfur subunit, producing the protein MDKDIKVTLKVWRQKSPKDKGQFETYQIDKINQSVSFLEMLDILNERLVSEGKEPIVFDHDCREGICGMCSLYVNGHPHGPATGATTCQLYMRRFNDGETITIEPWRSAGFPVIRDLMVDRYAYDKIIQAGGFVSVNTGGVPDANSIAIPRADAEMAMDAAACIGCGACAAACKNGSAMLFVSAKVSQLALLPQGKVEATRRAKAMVAKMDELGFGNCTNTRACEMECPKNISVSNIARLNREFIAAKLQD; encoded by the coding sequence ATGGATAAAGATATAAAAGTAACACTTAAAGTTTGGCGTCAGAAAAGTCCGAAAGATAAAGGACAATTTGAGACTTACCAAATAGACAAAATCAATCAGAGTGTTTCTTTCCTGGAAATGTTAGACATTTTGAATGAACGTTTGGTCAGTGAAGGTAAAGAGCCGATCGTATTCGACCACGACTGTCGTGAAGGTATCTGCGGTATGTGTTCATTGTATGTAAACGGACATCCGCACGGACCGGCAACAGGTGCTACTACTTGCCAGTTGTACATGCGTCGTTTTAACGATGGCGAAACAATCACGATCGAACCGTGGCGTTCTGCCGGTTTCCCGGTAATCCGCGACTTGATGGTAGACCGTTATGCTTACGATAAAATCATCCAGGCAGGTGGTTTCGTTTCAGTGAACACTGGTGGTGTACCTGATGCCAACTCAATCGCTATCCCTCGTGCAGACGCTGAAATGGCTATGGATGCTGCTGCATGTATCGGTTGTGGTGCTTGTGCTGCTGCTTGTAAGAACGGTTCGGCTATGCTGTTCGTTTCTGCAAAGGTTAGCCAGCTGGCTCTGTTACCTCAGGGTAAGGTCGAAGCGACTCGCCGTGCAAAAGCAATGGTTGCCAAGATGGACGAACTGGGCTTCGGTAACTGTACCAACACGCGTGCTTGCGAAATGGAATGTCCGAAGAATATCTCTGTCAGCAACATCGCTCGCCTGAACCGCGAATTTATTGCTGCTAAATTACAAGACTAA